The proteins below come from a single Papaver somniferum cultivar HN1 chromosome 11, ASM357369v1, whole genome shotgun sequence genomic window:
- the LOC113323300 gene encoding LOB domain-containing protein 1-like, whose product MGSSTETSIATTISNSSPPSPPQVIVSPCAACKILRRRCVEKCVLAPYFPPAEPLKFTTAHRVFGASNIIKMLQELPESQRVDAVSSMVYEANSRIRDPVYGCAGTICQLHKQVSDLQAQLAKSQAEVVNMRCQQAHIVGLLCMEMKQHSQYQQQQQQQQPTTSNISPTSSLSSLQMQQDVDDFLFNTITTDSSSPDNSFDGLISGDGNLGSEWESLW is encoded by the exons ATGGGTTCATCAACTGAGACCTccattgccaccaccatctccaattcTTCACCTCCATCTCCACCTCAAGTAATAGTAAGTCCTTGTGCCGCCTGTAAAATCCTTCGCCGGAGATGCGTCGAAAAATGTGTACTAGCTCCTTATTTTCCACCAGCTGAACCCTTAAAGTTTACTACTGCTCATAGAGTTTTTGGTGCTAGCAATATCATCAAAATGCTGCAG GAACTCCCTGAATCCCAAAGAGTTGATGCAGTCAGTAGTATGGTTTATGAAGCAAATTCGAGAATAAGAGATCCGGTTTACGGTTGCGCCGGAACAATTTGTCAACTTCATAAACAAGTGAGTGATCTTCAAGCTCAATTAGCAAAATCTCAAGCAGAGGTTGTTAATATGCGGTGTCAACAAGCTCACATAGTAGGCCTACTTTGCATGGaaatgaaacaacattctcaatatcagcagcagcagcaacaacaacaacccacAACCAGTAACATATCGCCTACTTCATCGTTATCGTCTTTGCAAATGCAGCAAgatgttgatgattttctttttaATACCATTACTACTGATTCCTCATCTCCGGATAACAGTTTTGATGGGTTAATCTCCGGCGACGGGAATCTGGGTTCAGAATGGGAATCTTTATGGTGA
- the LOC113324641 gene encoding uncharacterized protein LOC113324641, with amino-acid sequence MAIKLDLSKDFNGQEWPFILAVFNKLGFSDDWCQMISQCISTLSYSILVNGSPGEVFFPSRGIRQGDCLSPYIFIICMEALSQLLLKGEKDILVISHLFFADDCMLLSKASLIYARNFMSIINNFARASGQAINFDKSGFFTSSKLHHKHIKLLPKTLGRTVVTTHVLSSLAVYHMSCFPFPKKITAKIDAIQRAFWWSKKNPRRAVYFRSWGDIGKSKMNGGLGIRNSFATNRVLIAKLGWRLLKNNDQLVTVFLKDKYYPKQNLLEIDKAADSSSWIWKGIFNSITFLKENFIYKINNGKSTKIWSSNWIPGSSSAPISDNSSFGNYNFIGELIDSHDNSWNTALLSSFFSPDEVIRNRSI; translated from the exons ATGGCCATCAAACTGGACCTGTCAAAAGATTTCAACGGACAAGAATGGCCTTTCATTTTAGCTGTTTTCAATAAGTTGGGTTTTTCGGATGATTGGTGCCAAATGATCTCCCAATGCATAAGCACATTGTCATATTCGATCTTGGTTAATGGCTCTCCAGGTGAAGTCTTTTTTCCGTCTCGTGGTATTAGGCAGGGAGATTGCCTATCTCCTTACATTTTCATAATCTGCATGGAAGCTCTTTCTCAACTGTTACTCAAAGGTGAGAAGGATATCCTAGTAATTTCCCATTTATTCTTTGCTGACGATTGCATGCTTTTATCCAAGGCCTCTCTTATTTATGCTAGAAATTTTATGAGCATCATTAATAACTTTGCAAGAGCATCAGGCCAAgctattaattttgataaatctggGTTCTTCACTAGTAGTAAGTTACATCATAAGCACATTAAGTTACTTCCAAAAACTTTAG GTAGAACAGTAGTGACTACACATGTTCTGTCTAGTTTGGCTGTTTATCATATGTCATGTTTTCCTTTTCCGAAAAAAATTACAGCTAAAATAGATGCTATTCAAAGAGCCTTTTGGTGGTCTAAGAAAAATCCTAGAAGAGCTGTATATTTTCGATCTTGGGGTGACATTGGTAAGTCTAAAATGAATGGTGGGCTTGGTATTCGAAACTCTTTTGCTACCAACAGAGTCCTTATAGCAAAATTAGGGTGGAGACTTCTTAAGAACAATGATCAGTTGGTTACAGTTTTTCTTAAAGACAAGTACTACCCAAAGCAAAATCTTTTAGAGATTGATAAGGCAGCCGATAGTTcctcttggatttggaagggcATATTTAACAGTATTActttcttaaaagaaaattttatatacaAGATAAACAATGGAAAATCCACAAAGATTTGGTCTTCTAATTGGATCCCTGGTAGTTCCTCTGCTCCTATTTCAGATAATTCAAGCTTTGGTAATTATAATTTTATTGGTGAACTTATTGACTCTCATGATAACAGTTGGAATACTGCTTTACTTTCTTCGTTTTTTTCTCCTGATGAGGTTATTAGGAATAGATCAATATAA